In Aliivibrio wodanis, a genomic segment contains:
- a CDS encoding ferric reductase NAD binding protein has product MNTLKRFLFPCFIIIASIGLWFLLPDNLELVRKIPAFFAAISMICMALAMLISARPKWIEPITGGMDKAYVWHKWLGITGLIGASFHWLLVPGPAGNGINPQLADIGEEFGQFAMYGLLLLGGISMVRKIPYRLWFYTHKLMGPIFLISVYHTFFSDVPFEFNSQTGIALFIVSLIGCISWIYKTLFKKRTVKTYHVSKITPLDDAIEVSLIAHKESIQYHSGQFAYLDFGFDSIEHYHPFTITSAPHERDLSFIIRSLGKHTSELQQRVTVGQTVKIDGAYGRLHTKRDMNKPQIWIAGGIGITPFVSWLKQSQTTNQEVHLFYTGRGKLYDIMLAKLTALITSDKVKLHKQENENDFLTGDKISTVINQELTQHQVFACGPTPMLKALKSQLSKKGMKETQWHNENFAMR; this is encoded by the coding sequence ATGAATACATTAAAACGATTTTTATTTCCTTGCTTTATCATCATAGCATCCATTGGTTTATGGTTTTTACTCCCTGATAATCTTGAGTTAGTAAGAAAAATCCCTGCCTTTTTTGCTGCAATCTCAATGATCTGCATGGCACTTGCTATGCTTATAAGTGCTCGTCCTAAATGGATAGAACCGATTACTGGAGGAATGGATAAGGCATATGTATGGCATAAATGGTTAGGTATTACAGGCTTAATTGGCGCTTCATTTCATTGGCTATTAGTCCCAGGACCTGCTGGCAATGGTATAAACCCTCAGCTAGCAGACATAGGAGAAGAATTCGGTCAATTCGCTATGTATGGTTTATTGCTGCTAGGTGGTATTAGCATGGTCAGAAAAATTCCATATCGCTTATGGTTTTATACTCATAAATTAATGGGGCCTATCTTTTTAATCTCGGTTTATCATACCTTTTTCTCTGATGTTCCTTTTGAATTTAATAGTCAAACAGGCATCGCTTTATTCATTGTCTCTTTGATTGGATGTATCAGTTGGATATATAAAACTTTATTTAAAAAACGAACAGTCAAAACCTATCATGTAAGTAAAATCACACCATTAGATGATGCTATTGAAGTGAGTCTAATAGCTCATAAAGAATCAATTCAATATCATTCCGGCCAATTTGCTTATCTTGATTTTGGCTTTGATAGTATTGAACATTATCATCCATTTACCATCACTTCTGCACCACATGAAAGAGATTTAAGCTTTATTATTCGATCTTTAGGTAAACATACTTCTGAGCTACAGCAGCGAGTGACCGTAGGACAAACAGTAAAAATTGATGGTGCTTATGGGCGTTTACATACAAAAAGAGACATGAATAAACCACAAATCTGGATAGCGGGAGGTATTGGTATTACCCCTTTTGTTTCTTGGTTAAAACAAAGCCAAACGACAAACCAAGAAGTTCACTTATTTTATACGGGTCGTGGCAAGTTATACGACATTATGCTGGCTAAGCTCACTGCACTGATCACATCAGATAAAGTGAAATTGCATAAACAAGAAAATGAAAATGACTTTTTAACAGGGGATAAAATATCTACTGTTATTAATCAGGAATTGACCCAACACCAAGTTTTTGCTTGTGGCCCCACTCCTATGCTAAAAGCATTAAAATCTCAGTTAAGTAAAAAAGGTATGAAAGAGACACAATGGCATAATGAAAATTTTGCCATGCGTTAA
- a CDS encoding ABC transporter, extracellular solute-binding protein → MKTLLTGVTLITATLSTQVLAKDTDIQSLVNAAKKEGQVYSVGMPGSWANWKDTWNDLSSIYGLKHQDTDMSSAQEIAKFAAEKKNATADIGDVGFAFARVAVKKGVTQPYKPTTWNSIPDWAKDKEGHWALAYTGTISFISNNKLVKNAPRSWNDLLEGSYKVSIGDVGVAAQANNAVLSAAFANGGDEANLKPAIKFFAELAKQGRLSYTDPGLANLEKGEVEVAVLWDFNALNYRDKLGRERFSVNIPQDGSVISGYTTIINKFAKNPNSAKLAREYIFSDQGQINLAEGYARPIRSDVTLPQSIQDKLIPNDQYTNVHPVADFNAWEKSARKLPRQWQENVLINQQ, encoded by the coding sequence ATGAAAACATTATTAACTGGTGTCACTTTAATTACAGCAACATTATCAACGCAGGTATTGGCCAAAGATACAGACATACAATCTCTGGTGAATGCGGCAAAAAAAGAAGGCCAAGTTTACAGTGTAGGCATGCCTGGAAGCTGGGCAAACTGGAAAGATACATGGAATGATCTAAGCAGTATCTACGGTTTAAAACATCAAGATACTGACATGAGTTCAGCTCAAGAAATCGCAAAATTTGCCGCAGAAAAGAAAAATGCCACGGCAGATATTGGTGATGTGGGCTTTGCATTTGCACGAGTTGCTGTAAAAAAAGGCGTAACACAGCCATACAAACCAACAACGTGGAACTCAATTCCTGATTGGGCAAAAGATAAAGAAGGTCACTGGGCATTAGCTTATACAGGCACAATCTCTTTTATATCTAACAACAAATTAGTAAAAAATGCCCCAAGATCTTGGAACGACTTATTAGAAGGTTCATACAAAGTAAGCATCGGTGATGTTGGTGTTGCTGCCCAAGCAAATAATGCCGTACTCTCGGCTGCTTTTGCAAACGGTGGCGATGAAGCCAATCTAAAACCTGCAATTAAATTCTTTGCTGAACTAGCAAAACAAGGTCGCCTTTCTTATACCGACCCAGGCTTAGCAAACTTAGAAAAAGGCGAAGTTGAAGTGGCAGTATTATGGGATTTTAATGCTCTTAATTACCGCGATAAACTAGGTCGTGAACGATTCAGTGTCAATATTCCTCAAGATGGTTCTGTTATTTCAGGCTACACCACCATTATCAATAAATTCGCAAAAAATCCAAACTCAGCAAAACTGGCTCGTGAATATATCTTCAGTGATCAAGGACAAATCAACTTAGCTGAAGGCTATGCGCGTCCAATACGCAGTGATGTTACGTTGCCTCAGTCTATTCAAGATAAATTAATTCCTAACGACCAATACACTAACGTTCATCCTGTTGCTGACTTCAACGCATGGGAAAAATCAGCAAGAAAACTGCCTCGTCAATGGCAAGAAAACGTATTAATTAACCAACAATAA
- a CDS encoding putative uncharacterized phosphodiesterase: MSSKTILVVLDGLNYQVAHDCMGYLTGLIEHQRATLYKIQSELPSMSRPLYECLLTGVSPVNSGIVNNNIVRLSNQDSIFSLATQQGRTTAAAAYHWVSELYNISPYHAVRDRFTNNKALNIQHACFYHWDHYPDEALFLDAEHLRQTHQPDFLLIHPMNIDDVGHKFGLDSRQYRNSARTVDIILSNYIDTWVNDGYQILITSDHGMNNDLSHGGILPEEREVPLFVIGNRFSHQDPTLKDMKIKQTDICGAVCQLLALEHNKSYPQELLA, translated from the coding sequence ATGAGCAGTAAGACGATTCTTGTTGTTCTCGATGGCCTTAATTACCAAGTAGCCCATGATTGCATGGGTTACTTAACTGGGTTAATTGAGCACCAAAGAGCAACACTATATAAAATTCAATCAGAGCTACCCTCGATGTCACGTCCATTGTACGAATGCTTGCTAACAGGCGTATCACCAGTAAACAGTGGCATTGTGAATAACAATATTGTGCGCTTATCTAATCAAGATTCCATATTTAGCTTAGCTACACAACAAGGCAGAACAACGGCAGCAGCGGCATATCATTGGGTCAGTGAACTCTACAATATTTCCCCTTATCATGCTGTTCGTGATCGCTTTACTAATAATAAAGCTCTCAACATTCAACACGCGTGTTTCTACCATTGGGATCACTACCCAGATGAAGCGCTCTTTTTGGATGCAGAGCACCTTCGCCAAACACATCAGCCTGATTTTCTATTGATCCATCCGATGAACATCGATGATGTAGGACATAAATTTGGTTTAGATTCTCGTCAATACAGAAACAGCGCACGTACCGTTGATATTATTTTATCCAACTACATTGATACTTGGGTTAACGATGGCTATCAAATTCTTATCACGAGTGATCATGGCATGAACAACGACTTATCACACGGTGGTATTTTACCAGAAGAGCGCGAAGTTCCACTCTTTGTTATTGGTAATCGCTTCAGTCATCAAGACCCTACGCTGAAAGATATGAAGATTAAGCAAACAGATATTTGTGGTGCAGTGTGTCAATTATTAGCACTTGAGCACAATAAATCATACCCTCAGGAATTATTAGCATGA
- a CDS encoding ABC transporter, permease, producing MSSSVATQSKRTSISSPKNRLKKLKPAIWLAPLALFFYLFQLAPMLWVFINSFIYEDVFSLENYHEILNSSFMLQGFSNSLWLAIWSSFIGLSIAALLVSSLRRIDSKIRDGVIAFTNMSSNFSGVPLAFAFIIILGVNGAFTLLLKQHGLIDDFNLYGKWGLLTLYIYFQIPLAVLLLYPAFDALSDDWQGASALLGAKTWQYWFKIALPVLSPALLGTFIILIANAIGAYASVYALTNGNYNVITVRIASLVSGDLFLEPNLAAAISVILMLILAFITIINQWLIARSYHAKR from the coding sequence ATGAGTAGTTCAGTTGCCACTCAATCTAAACGAACATCAATTAGCTCGCCCAAAAACAGGCTAAAAAAACTCAAACCTGCAATTTGGTTAGCTCCTCTCGCCTTGTTTTTCTATCTATTTCAACTTGCTCCCATGCTGTGGGTGTTCATTAATAGTTTTATTTATGAAGATGTGTTCTCGTTAGAAAACTATCATGAAATACTAAATTCCAGTTTTATGCTGCAAGGGTTCAGTAACAGCTTATGGTTAGCGATATGGTCTAGTTTCATTGGGCTTTCTATTGCTGCCTTATTAGTCTCATCGCTTCGAAGAATAGATAGCAAGATCCGAGATGGCGTTATCGCATTTACTAATATGAGTAGTAATTTTTCAGGCGTACCACTCGCTTTTGCTTTTATTATTATTCTGGGCGTTAATGGCGCATTTACTTTATTACTAAAACAACATGGTTTGATTGATGATTTTAATCTCTATGGAAAATGGGGATTACTTACTTTATATATCTACTTTCAAATTCCATTAGCTGTGTTACTACTCTACCCTGCTTTTGATGCATTAAGTGACGATTGGCAAGGCGCTTCAGCCCTTCTTGGTGCGAAAACATGGCAGTATTGGTTCAAAATAGCATTACCCGTGTTATCTCCAGCATTACTAGGTACGTTTATTATTCTCATTGCCAACGCGATTGGTGCTTACGCTAGCGTATACGCCTTAACTAATGGTAACTACAACGTTATTACCGTTCGTATTGCTAGCCTTGTCTCTGGAGACTTATTCCTAGAACCAAACTTAGCCGCTGCAATTTCTGTTATTTTGATGCTGATTTTAGCCTTTATTACCATCATTAATCAGTGGCTTATCGCTAGGAGTTATCATGCAAAACGTTAA
- a CDS encoding ABC transporter, permease, which translates to MQNVNSIFHKSIVYSIVGIMIIPIIATLVYSLSSRWGATILPDGFTFSWYGQLLTDQRFIAAFGRSLFIGISALALSVVLIIPAIFVVFYYFPKLDKVMNILILLPFAVPPVVSSVGLLQLYADSAIPLVGTPWILIGTYFTIALPFMYRAVANSFEAINLNDLMDAAHLLGASTTKAFLLIILPNLKKGLMASIFLSFSFLLGEFVFANILVGTRYETLQIYLYNMRQTSGHFTSALVMTYFLFIFLLTWLASRFSRGIK; encoded by the coding sequence ATGCAAAACGTTAATTCTATATTCCATAAATCAATCGTCTATTCTATTGTGGGGATCATGATAATCCCTATTATCGCCACTTTAGTTTACTCTCTTTCTTCACGTTGGGGCGCAACCATATTACCTGATGGTTTTACCTTCTCGTGGTACGGTCAACTATTAACAGATCAACGCTTTATTGCAGCCTTTGGACGATCACTCTTCATTGGTATTTCAGCGTTAGCGCTAAGTGTTGTTCTTATTATTCCTGCTATTTTTGTGGTTTTTTATTACTTCCCCAAGCTAGATAAAGTAATGAATATACTTATCTTATTGCCCTTTGCTGTTCCGCCTGTCGTCTCTTCCGTTGGCTTATTACAACTCTATGCCGACAGCGCAATTCCATTAGTTGGTACTCCTTGGATACTGATTGGAACCTACTTTACAATTGCACTTCCTTTTATGTATCGCGCCGTAGCAAACAGCTTTGAAGCCATTAATCTAAACGATCTTATGGATGCAGCCCACTTGCTTGGTGCAAGTACGACAAAAGCATTTCTCTTGATCATTCTTCCGAATTTAAAGAAAGGATTAATGGCATCGATCTTCTTATCCTTCTCCTTTTTACTCGGGGAGTTTGTTTTCGCCAACATATTAGTTGGTACTCGTTACGAGACCTTACAAATTTACCTTTATAACATGCGTCAAACCAGCGGGCACTTTACGTCTGCTTTAGTGATGACCTATTTCTTATTCATCTTTTTACTGACTTGGTTAGCAAGTCGTTTTAGCCGAGGCATTAAATAA